A region of the Thermogladius calderae 1633 genome:
GGAACCCCCGACTCCGCGTAGCCGGTGTTCGGGTCGAAGCCCACACGCGTCGCGTTGTAGACCCAGCTCCCCGTCGCGACCATCACTTGCCTCCCCTGGAGGTCGGCGGGCTTCAGCACTAGGCTGACAGACCAGACCTTGTTGTCTGGTGCAGCGGCCACCACATAGAGAGCCGTCGGGTCGTAGTCGGCCCTCTGCCTAATGGTGGGGAAGTACTGTGCTAGAACACTACCGTTACCGATGTAGACGTTGTAGCCGGCACCGTAGTAGACCTCAACCGGGAGGTTGAGCGTAAGGAGGCTACCATTGGCACCCGATATCAGGAGGTTCCTGAGGGAGCCCGCGAGAATAGACGAGACAGCGCTCAGCACGTTCTCCATGTTCCTCCTGTTCATTACGTCGACTGTGGTGAACGCGTACAGTGAGAGCGCGACGAAGACGGCTATCAATGCCGCGAAGCCTATCAAGTGCGTGAGGACGGGGGCCGGCACTAGCCCATCACCACCGTTACGTTGACTACCGTGAGCGAGACTGTCACAGGTCCACCCGTGTACTGGCTATATATGTCCCTCGGCCCCAGGGTAGCCGGGCTACTGAGGGCCGGGCTCTTCACCACTACTGTGAGGTTGTAGACGTTCGAGTACCAGTAAGTAGAGGAGCTGGACGCGTACACCTCGGCGAACCCCCTGCCCGGGGCTAGCACGGGGTTGAGTACTACGACCACTACGTTGAAGTAGTAGAACGAGCCCAACCTGTCGAAGGTCGCCTGGACGCTCGCGTAGAGACGGCAGGTGTCCAGCTCTATCCGGGCCGAGCCGTTCTCGTAGAACTCCCTCACGCTGGGTAAGAGCCTTGGATCGTCGACTACTAGAGAGCCGTTTCCGTAAAGGTAGCGTGAGGACTGAGTGTACGTGGAGTAGGAGGCGGCTGTTACAGAGTAGCACGGTAGTTCGAGGACGGGGCTTGTGCTCGAGTTCACGTATACCCTCACGTAGCCAGACTGCCTGTAGCCCAGGGCCATGGTGGACTTGGGGTAGGTCACTACGTAATCGCCGCCGTTCAGCACGTAGTACATGTTGGTCGCCATGTTTAGAAGGACTTGCCTGTAGTAGATGTACTCTGCTCTGTAAACGTTGCCGAAGCCAGTTAAGTAAGAGTAGCCCAAAACAATAGAGAGCAGAGCGAGCAGAACGCCCGTCATTATAACGGTGGCAAAAACCTCGGAGACACCGTTCAAACTAGCACACCTTACCCAGCCATTACTTTTAGACTTGTGCAAATGTCTAAATTAAGTTTTCCTCGCATAGTCCAAAATTGAGTCCTGGCACGCAGACCGGTGGGTTTGTTCGGGTTTTAGAGCGTACTCTCCTTTCTCTCCAGCCAAGTGTCAGCCTACCATTACACCTATTTTGATGATCCGGAGTTCGACCTCTATCCCGTAGCTCGAGCTAGACAACGCAGCCTGGATGTCGGGTGGTAGCTGGACTTGTTTACCGTTTATGTAGATGGTCAAGCTCGTTACGTTGGTGTACAGTATGTCGACGTCCCTACTCGGGTCGTGCCTCAGTACTAGCAGGCCCTGCCCGTATACCTCGGGTGGCCGGTCAGGCCTGTTTAACCCTGTGAAGTTCGATACCATGAAGGTAACCCTGGCTTTAACGCCTTGTGTGGAGTTCACGTAGACTACCTGGTATGTTACTACAGATGGGTCTAAGACGAGGAAGCTCGCGCCCTGCTGGTAGTACTCGTAGACCAGCATACCAGGGTGTCCCGAAGGTAAGAAGCTCGAGTTGACCCCGTAGACGATGTTGAATCCCTGTACGAGGTTCCTCCTGACTACGGCTGTTAGAGCCGTGATGTTCCCCACTACCCTCGGGTTGTTGTTGACTACGAGCGTGAGGTTGAAGGACCTCGTGGTGAACCCTATGGAGACGTAGTTAAACGGGTAGCTGTACTCGAGCTTGAACGGCTGCTCTAGGGCTGAGACTGCTATGTTCCTGAACACGGACTTGACGTAGCCGAATTCTACAGAGGCCTGGTTCCTGTCCAGGTAGAACATCACGTACATGAACCCGGCTACAGATATGCTCAGGGTGACGGCGAAGAGTATTACTGCCGAGACTGCCTCGCTAAGCCCTCTCAGCTCAACCACCAGCCATTCCCACTAGCCCGCCCCCGAACATCGGCGTGAGGACGAAGAACGCGACCGAAGCTATTGTTAAGATAAGCGCGTGCTTGAAGCCGGAGGCCGTTGACTCGTTTGCCACTTTACCCGCGACAAGCCCCATTATGTAGCTGTTCAGTACTATACTGGGGAGTACCTGGCTAGCAGCGGCCTGGTAGGCACCGACGCTTACTGGGAGTTGCCCCATGAAGCTCGCCATCAGTACGACGGTCATGGACGAGAGTATGGCGCCCATGTAAGGTACTATCATCAGCGTCCTCAAGCTACGCTTCTTCTCCAAGTCCATTGCCTCAACGCTCTCTGCGAACCCGGCGAGAGACTCGAGTACCTCGATGGTGCCGCCGCCTACCTCGATGCTGTCTGTGAGCATGTACAGGAGGATCTTGGCCCTCCACACCCTTATCTTCCTGAGGAGCTCGTCTATGATCCTCCCCAATGGTATACCCAGCTCTAGCTCGAGAGCTATCTTCCTCAGGTAGCTAGTGAACACACCGTAGTTCCTCCTACTCAGCTCGAGAATACTCCTCTCGGGGGAGAGGCCAGTCTTCCTGACCTCGACCAGGTCTCTTATGAACCTCGTGATGCCGTTTATGATCTTGTACTCTCTCGAGACGTACTCGTAGTAGGCGACCGCTGGGATGGTGGCATATATCAGAGCCATACCCAGAGCTACGCTGCCGTAGGTGTAGCTCGGTAAGTGGTAGAGCTCCGCCGGCCAGACCAACATGTGGTACATCCCGCTAAGGACAGGGTTGTACTTGAGGGGGTGGTAGGGGGGTATACTAGTGTATAGGACCCAGCCGAAGAACAGGAACAGCGCTGTTAAGGGCATTGTGAGGCCTAGCGCGACTATGTAGGGTCTCCAGTCCATCCAGGGCTCCTTGAACTGGAGGAGGTCGGCGAAGTAGATGACGGCAAAGGACAAGAGGGGTAGGAGTATGTACAAGAGCATGAACATACCTCCACCAGTCAAACCGAAGGGGAGGACGCCGGCGAAACTCTGTGTGACGAAGTACATGACCGTCATTGTGAGGAGCGTCAAGAGGACTACAGCGAGGTAGGACTCGAGGAGGCCTCCCAGCCTGTCGGCTGTTATCTTGATTCTAACGAGGAGGTCGTTGAATAGGGCTCTAGCCTTTTTGTTCAAGTAGTCGATCACGTCGCCGCCGGCCCTCACCGTTGTGACGTAGCCTGCCAGCACGTCTCTCACGATAGGGCTGGGAGACCTCTCGCCTAGTAAGCTGAAAGCCGTCAGGGGGTCTTTGCCGAGGACTCTTACAAGTAGCGTGAACCTCTGCCCTATCTCAGCGCTGTGGGGCATTATCTTGCCGCTCCTCGCCACCCTCTCGAACGCTACGTACGGGCTCATACCGCTCTGGACTAGGACGCTCAAGTAGCTCATAGTGTAAGGGAACTCGGTGTCGATAGCCGAGGCCTTGTTCGAGACGCGCAGGCTCGGGTAGGCCACGAAGATTAGGAAGACGAGGGCGGGTAAGACGACCACTACGACTCCCAAGATCACGAACCTCAAGACGACGGCTAATGCGAGGAGGGCTACTGCGACCCCCGTGGAGATTGCCAGGGAGAAGACGATCAGGGAAGCGTAGACGGGAGGGTGGATGTGGAGGTCTGACCTCCTGATAGAGGTGCTGATAGACGGGTAAACGTCGAGTATCTTCAGACCTAGGGGCTCAAACCACTTGTACACCTTGTCGAGAAAACCCATTAAGCGACCCTCACACAGTTAAATATCACAACCCCCAACTTTATATTGTTGCTAACAAGAAATATAATTGTCGGGAGGGAGCTTTTGCCAAAACTGTCGATTAAACTCCCCTTGCAGAGGGTGAGGAAGCCGAGGAGCGAGTTGGGCGAGCTCGTCAAGGCCATAACACCGGTCGAGGAGCCCCTGCGGCTCCTGATTAGGGAGCCGGGCTCTAAGGTCCTGGACTCCTACTACGTTTACAAGCCTTTTGTCAAGGTCACGGTCGCAGAGACTAAGGAAGGCATTGTGTACTATGTAGAGGAGTTCGGGCTGACCGAGGAAGACAGGGCGGTCCTAGAGAAGCTCACGGACATCGTTATGGACGAGATGAGGCCCCCGGCGAGACCCGGTGTTGTCAAGGACCTAAGGGAGTACGTCTACTCGGAGATACAGAGGATAGCCGACAAGTACAAGGAGAAGCTGGGGCTTGTGGGCTCCCGTAGGATCAAGCTGATGTACTACCTGGAGAGGAACCTGATAGGCTACGGCCCCATAGACCCCCTGATGAGAGACCCCAACATCGAGGACATATCCTGCAACGGCGTCAAGACCCCGGTCTTCGTCTGGCACAAGAGGTTCGAGAGCATCCCCACCAACATAGTCTTCGAGAGCGAGGACTACCTGAACGAGTTCGTCATGAAGCTAGCCCACATGTCCGGGAAGCACATCAGCGTGGCCTACCCGATAGTCGACGCGATGCTACCGGAGAAGCACAGGCTCGCCGCCACGTTCGGGAGGGAGGTCTCCGTCAAGGGACCCACCTTCACTATAAGGAAGTTCAGGGAGAGGCCCTTCAGCCCCGTCGAGCTCATCGAGGGTAAGGTAATAGACTCGGTGGTGGGCGCCTACCTCTGGACGCTCATCGAGCACGGCAAGACGGCGATGGTAGCCGGCGGCACTGGTGCCGGCAAGACCTCGTTGTTGAACGCGATCTCGCTGTTCATCAAGCCTGGAAAGAAGATCGTCACGATCGAGGACACGCCGGAGCTCAACCTCCCCCACGTCAACTGGACGCAGCTAACCAGTAGGGAGACCTTCGTGGTCGGCCAGAGCGTCGGGACTAGCGTTAGGCTCTACGACTTGGTCAAGCT
Encoded here:
- a CDS encoding type II/IV secretion system ATPase subunit → MSIKLPLQRVRKPRSELGELVKAITPVEEPLRLLIREPGSKVLDSYYVYKPFVKVTVAETKEGIVYYVEEFGLTEEDRAVLEKLTDIVMDEMRPPARPGVVKDLREYVYSEIQRIADKYKEKLGLVGSRRIKLMYYLERNLIGYGPIDPLMRDPNIEDISCNGVKTPVFVWHKRFESIPTNIVFESEDYLNEFVMKLAHMSGKHISVAYPIVDAMLPEKHRLAATFGREVSVKGPTFTIRKFRERPFSPVELIEGKVIDSVVGAYLWTLIEHGKTAMVAGGTGAGKTSLLNAISLFIKPGKKIVTIEDTPELNLPHVNWTQLTSRETFVVGQSVGTSVRLYDLVKLSLRYRPDYIIVGEVRGEEAFVLFQSMATGHGGLSTIHAETLDYAIKRLTSPPMNIPPAYMKLMNVFIHIQRVLTRVEKGVVSVRRRVTVLQEVEDADKYIKIAQWDPRTDSFIVDLSKSIHLRDIAEKRGLDFEDILEEIERKATILNWMRVRGIADAWDVAGIIFDYYHDPEAVYKRALGELEEAHVEIPRLAEKTPIEIEKTIEISSGGRSTAQGKQGS
- a CDS encoding type II secretion system F family protein, which translates into the protein MGFLDKVYKWFEPLGLKILDVYPSISTSIRRSDLHIHPPVYASLIVFSLAISTGVAVALLALAVVLRFVILGVVVVVLPALVFLIFVAYPSLRVSNKASAIDTEFPYTMSYLSVLVQSGMSPYVAFERVARSGKIMPHSAEIGQRFTLLVRVLGKDPLTAFSLLGERSPSPIVRDVLAGYVTTVRAGGDVIDYLNKKARALFNDLLVRIKITADRLGGLLESYLAVVLLTLLTMTVMYFVTQSFAGVLPFGLTGGGMFMLLYILLPLLSFAVIYFADLLQFKEPWMDWRPYIVALGLTMPLTALFLFFGWVLYTSIPPYHPLKYNPVLSGMYHMLVWPAELYHLPSYTYGSVALGMALIYATIPAVAYYEYVSREYKIINGITRFIRDLVEVRKTGLSPERSILELSRRNYGVFTSYLRKIALELELGIPLGRIIDELLRKIRVWRAKILLYMLTDSIEVGGGTIEVLESLAGFAESVEAMDLEKKRSLRTLMIVPYMGAILSSMTVVLMASFMGQLPVSVGAYQAAASQVLPSIVLNSYIMGLVAGKVANESTASGFKHALILTIASVAFFVLTPMFGGGLVGMAGG